The Balaenoptera musculus isolate JJ_BM4_2016_0621 chromosome 6, mBalMus1.pri.v3, whole genome shotgun sequence nucleotide sequence ATATATTCAGTTGGAGATTTTTGCTGCTGCTTTCTTAAATTCTCTTgagattttgttgttttggtgAAACAGTGTTGACGCAGAGGTAGGGCTGCTAagttctgttttctaatttcatcacCGCCTTTTGTGATTCTGCCCTATGTTATATTTTGGGGGGAACAGGAGAACGCCTTGGGTTGGAGCAGTGTTCTCATAAACTGGTAAAGAACACAAATTCTGCAGTATAATGGAATTATTCTGccttttcttgttcatttaaGTGAGATAGAGGGAGTATTTTAagagtattttaaagtattgcctttcttttttgatagaaagcctttaatagaattttttaaagattttaaagtaacaaattggctttattcctctttttccgAATAAGAACGAGAGCCAAATGTATTTCAGCCTGTTTCCAGGTAAGGTGTGAAATGACATGAAAAGTATGTTCAGAATGAAAATCTATTTCAGAAGGCAACAGCCATGAGGAGACAGGCAGAGGGGAAGATGAGGTCAAGACCAACGCCAAGATTCAAGTCAGTGCAGGTAAACTGAGAACTTGATCTGAGCATCTAATCTTGAAAGGATGCAATATTTGAGACGGCTCTTTTGATCTCAGGCAGTGAAATAAAACACTTTCAGCAGACCCAACTGAGGTCAAAGTTGAATTTCCTTGTTGAAGAGGGGGACAAATATTGCtgccattaaatattttaatattaaaagttaGCCACATTTAAAGATAGATATTAGATACAAGGGTAATATATAGAATCACACAGAAATTAGTATCCTGGTGTAATTCCAAATGTCATCACTTTGGCTCGGGATCTTGATACAGGATGTTGGCCATACTTAGTGACAAATTTGATAGAGTGAAAGTAAACAGATACCCGTAAACAAATGAAGTCAAAGTATGACACCATCTTTCTAGAAATTGAATATGTAGATGGGGTGACTTCTCTGTAAATCTGTGAAAGTTTTCCATATTTGtacctttgttttctctctctcccactttctctctctctctcaccctctctgtATATCTCTCTGTTGCTTTgtctctgtatgtatgtatatatacgtgtatatgtatatatgtaaatcctaTAATTAATCAAGAGTTACTCCTATATTTTTGCTTGAATATATCCATATCTGTATCAGTCATTGGCCACAATTTATATGCTGTTTGAAAAAGAGATATCTCTCTTTTCCACCCCGTTCTTATCTAATAATATCTACCTCTAACCCAGTTTGAATATTACTGCAATTATGAAGCCATTTGGACACTTGACATTATTTCTCTGAGTGACAATAACTTTTGTATCAGTTAAGATATTCTTGGCTATGAGAAACAGAAGCCCAGTTTGAAGTTGCTCAAACAGTAAATCTATTATCTAACTCTTTATATGAAGTATAGAGTCAGGATGGTTCCAGGGTTGGTCGTTCAGAAGCTCAGCATCTTGAAGGATCTAGATTCTTTCCATGTTTCCACTTGGAAAATCCCAGTGTGCGGATGTTATCTCCTCAGATTTCAAGAAGACTATAGAATCTCCAAGCATCATATAGAGACTAAACAATACCCAGAAAATTATGTGCATTCAGGtgcatttatttggaaaatagaaattgAAGCTTCTCAAGTTTCTAGCCAGAATGGAGTCCAATGTCCATACCTAATCAAACTCTTGTAAGGAAAATAACACCACTGAACAGCTTATTACCACCTAAAGTTGGAGATGGGTCCCATCCCTTGGACAGTCATCCATGTAAAATACGATTATGTGGACAAAGCTTTGCCAAGGAGGaaaaagcatgtgtgtgtgtgtgtgtgtgtgtgtttgcactaTTTTTTTGAGTTTGTTATATGCTATCATACTTTATCGCTACTGCTTTTAAGTCGTACCTCTCTCTACCTTCTGTTCCATGACTTGTCTTGCCTAGACGCCTGTATCTACCTGCTTGAGGGCAAGTGTCAATTCTGGTTTCTTTGTATCTCCCCAAAGCTCAGTGACTATCACATAATAGGTTTAGGATAAAACACTTGTCTGTAGGAGCAACAGTGTCAATCTCTAGGATCACTGGTGTATGGGATAGTAATATTTGAAACTTCACTTCTTGAGACAGGTAAAGGAAAACATATGAGATAAACTTGCATAGTTTTGACCATACTTAGTAAACTGTGCCACTGGACTAGGAAATAAACTTTATTAATGCAATCTTTAGTTCTGCAAAATCTTTATTAAGTTTCAGTAGACATGCCTGGAGATTTCAGCCCTCGTTAAGTGGCAAGAGACTGGAAATCAGAAGTCACTTTAAACCTTAGTGCAAAAAAGGGATTTTAAAGCTGGAAAATGTTTCATGCTAGAAGATAGAATAGGgcccttacatttttaaaaatagtacagattTTAGCTGAAGTAAATTGTAACAGTTGAGGGTTTGGGCCTCATTAAAAgaggttgtatttttatttatttatttatttattttcatgggctattcatgtctttttattacttgatattttgccaaactgttttccaaagtgagttTGTAACAATTAACACTCCCACCCACAGTGTCTGAGACATCCTGTGCTTGCCAGCACATGGTCCtatcagactttaaaaatgttttgccaaTCTAGGTGGCTATGTAGAAATATTGCCCTGATTACTCAAGAAATTGagtattattacttttataatttaaaataataaagaaatattagatCAAGACCAGGACATATAATATCACAGAGAGATTCTTACATATTTCTACCCATGTATATGAAATGAGGTCTTCTTGCTACTGTCCATATTTGTTTGaactttcaaattaaaatgaagcTGCATCTATATGTTCTCTCTATGTGCATTCTAAAGGTCCCGGCAAGGGGCTTAAACCATGGGGAGATGCACAAATGAAGGGGCCTGGCTTTGATGTAAATATCTTTGACTGTTAGAGAAAAAAGGTAGCAGAGGTTCttgtgtggtccccagaccagctgcAGCCGCATCACTTGGGAGCTTGGTAGTGGAGGAAGAGAATCCAAAAATTTGCCCATGGGAATGGGGGCAGAAGGAGGTATTTGCCACAGACGAGCCATCTTTGTGGGAGGAAGATAgatctagggggaaaaaaaaagacttcttgtGTTGGTTGATTTACTTCTGAGAAACTTGAGTTTccctagagattaaaaaaaaaaaagagtaaggtgCAAGTGTAGCAGCTTAGAATGAACAAGTTGAGAGTAGGGTCTGAAAATGGGTGGGTGAACAGCTGAAGGGTTGCCCTAATTTAAGGAAAAGTACAAAAATTGGTATCTGGAAAGCAGGAGAAGGCTTTTTTAGAAGCCAGTCCCTCTCTGTACTCTCACTCACCTTTCCAAACCAGGGACGTACCCTTCACCTTGTATTCATCTAGCCAAATGTGCGCCAGTCTGAGATTGTTATATACCAAGGCTTTTACAATTCCAGTGTGGTTTGCAACGTGTTGCTTATCAATATGTCCTACTCGAGAGCAGGGGAGTATAGAGTTGGCCTCCACACATCCAGATCCTTAGTGAAAGTTCCAAATGTTCTCCTCCCCAGAGATTCATGCCCTTGTGGTACTTTCCGATTGCATTAAAATAATGCCTACTTATAGCACAACTTCCTCCAGCCATTGCAGGTGATTGGATGGGTCTAGTGGGTCCTTCTGGTCCATCCGTCTCATAAGAGAAAACATGATCCCGTTTAAATTGCAGATACCAGTTGAAAGCTCCCCTGACAACAGGAGAGGGCTGGTATTCCAGGGTCACATAATCAATGGCATCTATCAGAGGACACACCTCCATGTGGGGGTCCTTGGCAATGGCATTCAGCAAGGGCTCCAGCCATACTTTATTCACCTTGCAGTGGCTCTCCAGGAGCATCAGAACGTCCCCTGAAGCACGCGATGCTCCAGTCAGCCTTGCTCGAATCAgtccctctctctttttgtttcttattaatttaatCTTTCCCCCCAGAATTTCCACATGGTAGACTAGTTTCTCTTTCAAATCATCAAATTCACTCATGTCATCTaccaaaataatttcttcaaGGATATGCTGTGGAGTGAGAGTCATGACACTGGACACTGTCCGAAACAAGACATTAAATTCTTCATtgtggaaacaaatgacaatccTGGCACTTGGTAGGTTGGATGggtacagttgtttttttttttttaacatctttattggagtataattgctttacaatggtgtgttagtttctgctttataacaaagtgaatcagctatacatatacatatatccccatatcccctccctcttgcatctccctcccaccctccctatccgacccctctaggtggacacaaagcactgagctgatctccctgtgctatgcagctgcttcccacgagctatctattttacatttggtggtgtatatgtccatgccactctctcacttcgtcccagctcacccttccccctccctgtatcctcaagtccattctctagtaggtctgcatctttattcccatccttcccctaggttcttcatgcccattttttttttctttttagattccatatatatgtgttagcatatggtatttgtttttctctttctgacttacttcactctgtatgacagactctaggtccatccacctcactacaaataactcaattttaggtttttttatggctgagtaatattccattgtatatatgtgccacatctttatccattcatctgtcgatggacagttaggttgcttccatgtcctggctattgtaaacagagctgcaatgaacattctggtacatgactctttttgaattgcggttttctcagggtatatgcccagtagtgggattgttgggtcatatggtacttctatttttaattttttaaggaacttccatactgttctccatagtggctgtatcaatttacattcccaccaagagtgcaggagggttcccttttctccacaccctctccagcatttattgtttgtagatttttggatgatggccattctgactggtgtgaggtgatatctcattgtagttttgatttgcatttctctaatgattaatgatgttgagcattcttccatgtgtttgatggcaatttgtataccttctttggagaaatgtctatttaggtgttctccccatttttggattgggttatttgctttttgatattgagctgcatgagatgcttgtaaattttggagattaatcctttgtctgttgcttcatttgcaaatattttctcccattctgagggttgtcttttcgtcttgtttatggtttcctttgctgtgcaaaagcttttaagtttcattaggtcccatttgtttatttttgtttttatttccatttctctaggaggtgggtcaaaaaggatcttgctgtgatttatttcagagagtgttcggcctatgttttcctctaagaattttatagtgtctggccttacatttaggtctttaaaccattctgaatttatttttatgtatggtgttagggagtgttctactttcattctttacatgtagctgtccagttttcacagcaccacttattgaagaggctgtcttttctccattatatattcttgtctcccttatcaaaaataaggtgaccatatgtgcgtgggtttatctctgggctttctatcctgttccattgatctatatttctgtttttgtgccagtaacatactgtcttgattactgtagctttgtagtatagtctgaagtaagggaacctgattcctccagctctgtttttcgttctcaagattgctttggctattcggggtcttctgtgtttccataaaaattgtgaaattttttgttctagttctgtgaaaaatgccattggtagtttgatagggattgcattgaatctatagattgttttgggtagtatagtcattttcacaatgttgattattccaatccaagaacatggtatatctctccatctgtttgtatcatctttaatttctttcatcagtgtcttatagttttctgcatacaggtcttttgccccCTTAGGTAggctattcctaggtattttattctttttttgcaatggtaaatgagagtgttcccttaatttcactttcagttttttcatcattagtgtataggaatgcaagagatttcttgaGTAATAAGGGCAATATGAATTAAAACCTCagtgatcttagaggaaatggtttcaatctttcaccattgagaacgatgttggctgtggatttgtcatatatggcctttattatgttgaggtaagttccctctgtgcctactttctggagaatttttatcataaatgggtgttgaattttttcaaaaggtttttctgcatctattgagaggatcatatggtttttctccttcagtttgttaatatggtttatcacatcgattgatttgtgtatattgaagagtccttgcattcctgggataaaccccacttcatcatggtgtatgatcctttcagtgGGCTGCTGGATTcctcttgctaa carries:
- the LOC118896927 gene encoding LOW QUALITY PROTEIN: inactive polypeptide N-acetylgalactosaminyltransferase-like protein 5 (The sequence of the model RefSeq protein was modified relative to this genomic sequence to represent the inferred CDS: inserted 2 bases in 1 codon); this encodes MLKKKKQLYPSNLPSARIVICFHNEEFNVLFRTVSSVMTLTPQHILEEIILVDDMSEFDDLKEKLVYHVEILGGKIKLIRNKKREGLIRARLTGASRASGDVLMLLESHCKVNKVWLEPLLNAIAKDPHMEVCPLIDAIDYVTLEYQPSPVVRGAFNWYLQFKRDHVFSYETDGPEGPTRPIQSPAMAGGSCAISRHYFNAIGKYHKGMNLWGGEHLELSLRIWMCGGQLYXLPCSRVGHIDKQHVANHTGIVKALVYNNLRLAHIWLDEYKVKGTSLVWKGE